The Halomonas sp. KG2 genome segment GTATTCAGCACATTGCCATTGCAACGAACGATATCTATACCGGCACTGACTTAATTGCTGATGCGGGGCTTGAGTTTATGCCTGGCCCACCGAACATCTATTATGAAAAATCGCTTGAGCGCGTAAAAGATCACCAAGAGCCCCTCGATAAACTCCGTAACCGTGGCATTTTGATTGATGGTGAAGGCGTTGTAGGCGGTGGCGAAACCAGAATTTTGCTACAGATTTTCTCAAAAACGGTGATTGGCCCGATCTTCTTCGAGTTTATCCAGCGTAAAGGCGATGATGGTTTTGGAGAGGGCAATTTTAAAGCACTGTTCGAATCCATCGAAGAAGATCAAATTAACCGCGGAGTGTTGCAAAGCACTGCTGACTAGTACTTATGACTAGTGCTGCTAAATGGTAAAAGGAAGCACTGTGTACGACGCGTGGCGTAACTATGCAAATGCCCCCCAAGAGGGGGCGATTGTTTGCCCTTCTAACCTTATAGAAGAAGGCAATGCACACTGCATGGAAGTTATTAGTAACGATGGTTCTTTCCCCGTCATTGTAACGCGCATAGAGGGTGCAATTTATTGCTACGTCAATGCCTGCCCCCATCAATACTTACCTTTAAATTACCGGTCGGACAGTGTTATTTCGTCAGATAGAAGCCGTTTGCTATGCAGTGCCCATGGCGCAGCGTTTGATATTAAAACAGGCAACTGTTTAACGGGCTCCTTCGATAAACTTGACGCAATACCGGTGTTTGAAGACCAAGAAAGAAATGTATGCATTGGCTGATGCTAGATTAAGCCCTGCGATAATGGCCTCAGGCGGCCTACCGCAGGGCTTATCGCTTATAGCGTGAGACCGAGCAAAAGGTAAGCAGCCAAGGAGAGTGTGGCAACGGTAAGCGCAAAGGGAATTTGCGTCTTGATATGGTCGATATGGTCAGAAGCAGCCCCTGTTGAGGCAAGCACTGAGGTATCCGACAACGGCGAACAGTGGTCCCCGAACACACCGCCACCCGCTACGGCTGCCACCGTGGCATATACCAGCGGTGTCAGCATATCGCTGCTGAAGTTGAATGCGAGCGGCACAGCCAGCGGCATCATGATAGCGAAGGTGCCCCAAGAGGTACCGGTTGAAAAGGCGATAACGGCAGCGATCAGAAATGTCATCGCTGGTAGTAATGCCGGTGTCAGCCATCCACCGGTGGCTTCAACAATATAGCTCGCCGTGCCCATGTCTTTGGAAAGCTGATTCAACGAATAGGCTAACGCCAGAATAATAATGGCTGGCATTACTCCCTTCATCCCGGCCATCGAGGTTTTCATAATGTCGTTGAAGGGAATGCCCTGAAGGCGCATAACGATACCGAGAAACACAGAAGCCGCCAGAAACGCTTCCATGGTTTTGGCCGAATCCATCACGATAAAGGTGCCGACAGCAACGCCGATCACCACCAGCACCGGGGCGAAAAAATTCCAGAATAGGTTGGTACGCGCACCATCATAAGGCGGAATTTCTGTCAGCTCCTCGCCCACCAGCGGTTCAGCCCCATCACGCAGCACTTTGCCCTCTTCCTGAGCGCGACGCTCGGCTTCTCGCATCGGTCCAAAAAGTGGAATAACACCGACAATGACCAGCCCCACGACCAGCACCGAGAGCCATGCATAGAGGTTAAAGGGAACCGCATGTAGAAACACGCCCATCGCCTGTGCAGCATTTTCGATGGGTCCCATGCCAATCAGTAAACCAGAAATAAACACTGCCCAGCCAGTGATCGGAACCATCACACTCACCGGGGCGGAAGTGGAGTCCGCGATATACGCCAGCTTTTCCCGCGATACCCGATAGCGATCCGTCAGGCCGCGCATGGTGCTACCGACAAACAAGGGGCTGAAATAGTCGCTGAAGAAAACGAACATGCCCATCACCCAGGCGATCAACTGAACCCGCACTCGCGATAAAGCACGGCGTTCCACCCAGGCGGTAAAGTTCTGAATCGCCCCTGTGCGTTGGAAGAACGCGATCACTGTGCCAATGAAAAGCTCCAACAGCAGTATCCAGGAGAAACTGGTGGTGCCCAGGGTTTCCTTTAATAGCGTGGGAAAGCCCATCAAGCCATTGCCTAGGGTAATCACTCCAACGAAACAGGCGACTGCCAGCGAGAAAACGGTGTTGCGGGTAATAAATGCCAGCACAATGGCTAACGCCGCCGGCATGATGGAAAGCAGCCCAATATGATCTTGAGGATCCATTGTCATCTCTCTTTTTTATAATGGTGAGTGGGGATCAAGTTTCTTGTTTTGCCTTACGGCGCTCCATTTCACTGGTCAGGTAGAAACCCAACCGACGCACGGGATCGGGCGGCATCCAACTCGCCTTGCCGAATAACGACGCAATATTTTCGACCGGCTGACCCATGGCATGGCGCGCCAAGGCATCGCCAAGGAAGGTACCCTTGACGATACCGCCGCCATTGCACCCCGCTGACACATACAAACCGGGCTGGATCTCCCCCCAGAGTGGCGCGCCGTTATAGGTCAGCCCGGTGGTCCCTCCCCAGACCTTATCGAAGCGCACTGGGGTGAGTTCGGGATAGCGCGCCTCAAGGCTCGCTTTCAGTTCAGCCTCAATACGGGCGTTATCGGCTTCGCGCTCATAGCTGTAACGCGAACGAATCATCAAGCGCCCATCGGCGGTGGTGCGCAGCGTGCAACCCAAACGATGCGCGGGTAACAGCCCCCAGGTCGTCGCAGCAATGCGTTGTCGTTCCAGCTCCGGCAACGGCTCGGTAATCGCGGCGTAGGTATAAATAGCGGTTAGCCGCGAAGGGTCTGCACCCAAGGCTCTAGAAAACGCGTTATTGGCTAGGATTACCTGCCCAGCCGTTACTTCGCCTTCGGGTGTAGTGACACGCCACTTTTTGCCATCAGGCTTGATTTGAGTCGCGGGCGAGTGCTCATGCAGTTCGATTCCGGCTTCTAATGAATCCGCTAAACCAACAATCAATGCTGCAGGCTGCACCAGATAACAGTCCGGTGAATAAATACCCTGTGTGTAGTAGCGCGTGCCAATTCGCTCAGCCAGTTGGCTAGCGCTCAAGGTCTGGTAAGAAAGGCCTGCAGCGTTAAGAAAAGCTTCATACTGGACCAAGGCGCGCTGACCTATCGCACTACGGGCAGCGCGGTAAGTGCCGCTACGTTCAAGTTGGCAGTCAATTCCCAGCCGTTCGACCCGCTCGCGCAGTAGCGCCATGGTTTGTCGGCTTAACGCGTTCAGTGTCTCCATGCGCTCAAGTTCTTCGGGACGAGCATCATTGGCTAAAGCGATTTCCAGCATGAAACCAGAGTTACGCCCTGGGCTACCTTCACCTACTTGGTCGGCTTCAAGAATTTTGATGCGGGCTTCCGGCCGCGCCTGCTGCCAGGCCGTAGCTGCCGCGAAGCCGGTGTAACCAGCCCCGATGATGACGACATCCGCCTCAGTTTGGCCACGCAAGGCGGGGCTCGGCTGGCGCTCTGGGAGCCAGGCGTTCCAGCCGCACAGGCGCTGGTGGGATGGATGCGTGGGTTGTGGCATGACGATTTAATCCAGATACAGTAGGCCGTGGG includes the following:
- a CDS encoding FAD-binding oxidoreductase gives rise to the protein MPQPTHPSHQRLCGWNAWLPERQPSPALRGQTEADVVIIGAGYTGFAAATAWQQARPEARIKILEADQVGEGSPGRNSGFMLEIALANDARPEELERMETLNALSRQTMALLRERVERLGIDCQLERSGTYRAARSAIGQRALVQYEAFLNAAGLSYQTLSASQLAERIGTRYYTQGIYSPDCYLVQPAALIVGLADSLEAGIELHEHSPATQIKPDGKKWRVTTPEGEVTAGQVILANNAFSRALGADPSRLTAIYTYAAITEPLPELERQRIAATTWGLLPAHRLGCTLRTTADGRLMIRSRYSYEREADNARIEAELKASLEARYPELTPVRFDKVWGGTTGLTYNGAPLWGEIQPGLYVSAGCNGGGIVKGTFLGDALARHAMGQPVENIASLFGKASWMPPDPVRRLGFYLTSEMERRKAKQET
- a CDS encoding transporter gives rise to the protein MDPQDHIGLLSIMPAALAIVLAFITRNTVFSLAVACFVGVITLGNGLMGFPTLLKETLGTTSFSWILLLELFIGTVIAFFQRTGAIQNFTAWVERRALSRVRVQLIAWVMGMFVFFSDYFSPLFVGSTMRGLTDRYRVSREKLAYIADSTSAPVSVMVPITGWAVFISGLLIGMGPIENAAQAMGVFLHAVPFNLYAWLSVLVVGLVIVGVIPLFGPMREAERRAQEEGKVLRDGAEPLVGEELTEIPPYDGARTNLFWNFFAPVLVVIGVAVGTFIVMDSAKTMEAFLAASVFLGIVMRLQGIPFNDIMKTSMAGMKGVMPAIIILALAYSLNQLSKDMGTASYIVEATGGWLTPALLPAMTFLIAAVIAFSTGTSWGTFAIMMPLAVPLAFNFSSDMLTPLVYATVAAVAGGGVFGDHCSPLSDTSVLASTGAASDHIDHIKTQIPFALTVATLSLAAYLLLGLTL
- a CDS encoding Rieske 2Fe-2S domain-containing protein, giving the protein MYDAWRNYANAPQEGAIVCPSNLIEEGNAHCMEVISNDGSFPVIVTRIEGAIYCYVNACPHQYLPLNYRSDSVISSDRSRLLCSAHGAAFDIKTGNCLTGSFDKLDAIPVFEDQERNVCIG